The following proteins are encoded in a genomic region of Chitinivorax tropicus:
- a CDS encoding GNAT family N-acetyltransferase gives MQIRPAIPEDVAAILAIHNEVVRNTTAIYEDEPSTLIERQSWFQTRTAQGYPVIVAVEAGEVLGYATFGEWRARVGYRFTVEHSVHVRDDQRGKGVGGQLLSALLPLARAMGKHVMIGAVDADNTGSIRFHERLGFKVTGRCEQVGYKFGRWLDVVWVQITLDTQ, from the coding sequence AATCCGCCCCGCAATACCAGAAGATGTCGCGGCCATCCTGGCCATTCACAATGAGGTGGTGCGCAATACCACCGCGATCTACGAGGACGAGCCCTCCACCTTGATCGAGCGTCAAAGTTGGTTTCAGACCCGGACAGCACAAGGCTACCCGGTGATTGTCGCTGTGGAGGCGGGCGAGGTGCTGGGCTACGCAACTTTTGGCGAATGGCGGGCGCGGGTAGGTTATCGGTTTACAGTCGAGCATTCAGTACATGTGCGGGACGACCAACGGGGCAAAGGGGTGGGTGGGCAGTTGCTGTCCGCGCTGCTGCCACTGGCGCGCGCAATGGGTAAACATGTGATGATCGGTGCGGTCGATGCGGACAACACCGGCTCGATCCGCTTTCACGAGCGGCTGGGTTTCAAGGTGACCGGGCGTTGTGAGCAGGTAGGCTATAAATTTGGCCGCTGGCTGGATGTGGTGTGGGTGCAGATCACACTGGATACGCAATGA
- a CDS encoding DUF2939 domain-containing protein yields MKKIIALGIAGSLVAYAIATPYIAVYQISDAAHKKDAEALSSHIDFPSVRQSIKSQINQNISNTLQENNLKDNLFSELGMALAGAMVDTLVESYVSPAGISKLISGQKFLQKVSTDTSENQQGNQPKQESKSLFSQASMSYKSLDKFEVVKQSDNGDQLKFILSRSGLSWKITDIILPKIN; encoded by the coding sequence ATGAAAAAAATTATTGCTTTGGGTATCGCCGGATCGCTGGTTGCTTATGCCATCGCAACGCCTTACATCGCGGTCTATCAGATCAGCGATGCGGCCCACAAGAAAGATGCGGAAGCCCTTTCATCACACATCGACTTCCCGAGCGTCCGTCAGAGTATCAAAAGCCAAATCAATCAGAATATTTCCAATACACTTCAAGAAAATAATCTGAAAGACAATCTGTTTTCGGAGCTGGGCATGGCACTGGCTGGTGCGATGGTGGATACACTGGTGGAGAGCTATGTCTCCCCTGCTGGCATCTCAAAATTGATTTCTGGCCAGAAATTCTTACAAAAAGTCAGTACAGACACATCAGAGAATCAACAGGGCAATCAGCCAAAGCAGGAAAGCAAGAGTCTGTTCTCTCAGGCATCCATGTCATACAAATCACTTGATAAATTTGAAGTGGTAAAACAGTCGGACAATGGAGATCAGCTCAAATTCATCCTGAGCCGAAGTGGCCTGAGCTGGAAGATAACAGATATCATACTGCCCAAGATCAATTGA
- the ilvA gene encoding threonine ammonia-lyase, biosynthetic produces the protein MQAKSGIKQHFQVCENPHLEFCVDPVPPPPPHLHQASAPSPRWSPCQPSVTLVCSTARKISDMKQDYLERILTARVYDAAIETPLDAAPSLSKRIGNTVLLKREDIQPVFSFKLRGAYNKMASLSEAELARGVVTASAGNHAQGVAFSAQKLGVKATIVMPATTPRIKVDAVTARGGNAVLHGDSYDDAYRHALSIVEQEGATMVHPFDDPDVIAGQGTVAMEILRQESKPIAAIFVPIGGGGLAAGVGAYVKRLRPDIRVIGVEPFDSDAMYQSLQAGERVTLPQVGLFADGVAVKLVGAETFQLCQRYLDEIIRVDTDEICAAIKDVFEDTRSILEPSGALALAGLKRWVARENAHNQRLVAITSGANMNFDSLRHVAERAEVGEQREVMLAVNLPERPGSFRHMCEFLGGRFVTEFNYRYASADQAHVFVGLQVSHRSEATAIVQQLREHGLTALDLTENELAKVHIRNLIGGRAPDAKHERLISFEFPERPGALTRFLDSMNHDWNISLFHYRHHGADYGRVLVGIQVPPAEEQEFNQFLAKLGYVWAEETDNPAYRLFLV, from the coding sequence ATGCAGGCCAAGTCTGGCATCAAGCAGCATTTTCAGGTATGCGAAAACCCACATCTGGAATTCTGTGTTGACCCAGTGCCGCCGCCCCCACCACATCTTCACCAGGCATCTGCACCCAGCCCTCGCTGGTCGCCATGCCAACCATCTGTTACGCTTGTCTGCTCAACAGCACGCAAAATCAGTGACATGAAACAAGATTACCTTGAACGCATTCTGACCGCCCGCGTCTACGACGCCGCCATTGAAACCCCCTTGGATGCCGCGCCCAGCCTGAGCAAGCGCATTGGCAACACAGTGTTATTGAAGCGTGAGGACATTCAGCCAGTGTTCTCATTCAAATTGCGGGGGGCTTACAACAAAATGGCCTCCTTGTCAGAAGCTGAACTGGCAAGAGGCGTCGTCACAGCCTCGGCAGGGAATCATGCGCAAGGGGTCGCTTTTTCTGCGCAAAAGCTGGGAGTAAAAGCCACCATCGTCATGCCCGCCACAACGCCCCGCATCAAAGTCGATGCGGTGACTGCCCGTGGCGGCAACGCCGTATTGCACGGTGACAGCTATGATGACGCCTATCGCCACGCGCTTTCCATCGTGGAGCAAGAAGGCGCCACCATGGTGCATCCATTTGATGACCCAGATGTGATCGCAGGCCAAGGCACGGTGGCCATGGAGATTTTACGGCAGGAATCGAAACCGATTGCCGCCATTTTTGTCCCGATTGGCGGCGGTGGCTTGGCGGCAGGCGTCGGCGCCTATGTCAAACGGTTGCGGCCCGATATCCGGGTCATCGGCGTCGAACCCTTCGATTCCGATGCCATGTACCAATCACTGCAAGCTGGCGAGCGGGTCACCTTGCCACAGGTCGGTCTGTTTGCCGATGGCGTTGCGGTCAAGCTGGTCGGGGCGGAAACCTTCCAACTCTGCCAACGCTATCTCGATGAAATCATCCGTGTTGATACGGATGAAATCTGTGCGGCCATCAAAGATGTGTTCGAGGACACCCGCTCCATTCTGGAGCCCTCTGGCGCGTTGGCCCTGGCAGGTCTCAAACGCTGGGTGGCCCGCGAAAATGCCCATAACCAGCGCCTGGTGGCCATCACATCCGGTGCCAACATGAATTTCGACAGCCTGCGGCATGTGGCTGAACGAGCAGAGGTGGGAGAGCAGCGTGAAGTCATGCTGGCGGTCAATCTGCCCGAGCGACCTGGTAGCTTCCGACACATGTGCGAATTCCTTGGTGGGCGCTTCGTCACTGAATTCAATTACCGCTACGCCAGCGCCGATCAGGCTCATGTATTCGTTGGTTTGCAGGTCAGCCACCGCAGCGAGGCCACGGCCATCGTGCAACAGCTACGGGAGCATGGCCTGACCGCTTTGGACTTGACGGAGAATGAGCTGGCTAAAGTGCACATCCGCAACTTGATCGGAGGCCGTGCGCCCGATGCCAAGCACGAGCGGCTGATCAGTTTTGAATTCCCAGAGCGGCCCGGTGCATTGACCCGTTTTTTGGACAGCATGAACCATGACTGGAACATCAGCCTGTTCCATTACCGCCACCACGGCGCGGACTATGGCAGGGTACTGGTCGGCATTCAGGTCCCCCCCGCTGAGGAACAGGAATTCAACCAATTCCTGGCCAAACTCGGTTATGTCTGGGCCGAGGAAACCGACAACCCCGCCTACCGACTGTTCCTGGTCTGA
- the rpiA gene encoding ribose-5-phosphate isomerase RpiA encodes MTQDEMKRAVAKAAVEYVSDDCIVGVGTGSTANFFIDELALIKHRIDGAVASSEASAQRLKSHGIRVLDLNVVDELPVYVDGADEINRQLHMIKGGGAALTREKIVAAVAKQFICIADQSKLVDVLGRFPLPIEVIPMARSHVAREIVKLGGHPALREGVVTDNGNVIIDVHGLQIAQPVEFERTLNQIVGVVTNGLFAERRADVLLLGKPDGVQTIT; translated from the coding sequence ATGACGCAAGACGAAATGAAGCGAGCGGTGGCGAAAGCTGCGGTTGAATATGTGTCTGATGATTGCATCGTTGGGGTGGGAACCGGATCGACGGCCAATTTCTTCATTGATGAATTGGCGCTGATCAAACATCGTATCGACGGCGCCGTTGCCAGCTCAGAAGCTAGCGCACAGCGCCTGAAATCGCATGGTATCCGGGTGCTGGATTTGAATGTCGTCGATGAACTGCCGGTCTATGTCGATGGTGCCGATGAAATCAATCGCCAACTACACATGATCAAAGGCGGTGGCGCAGCACTGACTCGTGAAAAGATTGTCGCTGCCGTAGCCAAACAGTTCATCTGTATTGCCGACCAAAGCAAGTTGGTGGATGTGCTGGGTCGGTTTCCTTTGCCGATCGAAGTCATTCCCATGGCGCGCAGCCATGTCGCCCGTGAAATCGTCAAGTTGGGCGGGCACCCTGCCTTGCGTGAGGGGGTGGTGACGGACAACGGCAATGTGATCATCGATGTCCATGGATTGCAGATTGCTCAACCCGTTGAGTTTGAGCGTACTTTGAACCAGATCGTTGGCGTAGTAACCAACGGCTTGTTTGCTGAGCGGCGGGCGGATGTGCTGCTGCTTGGCAAGCCTGATGGTGTGCAGACGATCACCTGA
- the phoU gene encoding phosphate signaling complex protein PhoU — MPEHISKQFDTELESVRSRVLQMGGLVEQQIVTAMEGLATGDMDLIHKAISDDHRVNAYDVEIDDACQHIIARRQPAASDLRMVMTMIKTTTDLERIGDEAEKIARMSKMIYESDRVNLPRFHEVRHMADLALEMLRKALDAFARLDLTAAAQVVRADLQVDEEYRAIIRQLITFMMEDPRTISISLEILSIAKALERIGDHAKNMSEYVVFMVKGKDVRHTSVEEVEREALQ, encoded by the coding sequence ATGCCGGAACATATCTCAAAACAATTTGATACCGAATTGGAATCGGTTCGCTCGCGCGTGCTGCAAATGGGTGGGCTGGTAGAGCAGCAGATCGTCACGGCCATGGAAGGCTTGGCAACGGGTGATATGGATCTGATCCACAAAGCGATTTCGGACGATCATCGTGTCAATGCCTATGACGTGGAAATCGACGATGCCTGCCAACATATCATTGCCCGCCGCCAGCCTGCGGCCAGTGATCTGCGCATGGTCATGACCATGATCAAGACCACCACTGATCTGGAACGGATCGGGGACGAGGCTGAGAAGATCGCCCGCATGAGCAAGATGATCTACGAATCGGATCGGGTCAACCTGCCGCGTTTTCATGAGGTGCGGCACATGGCGGATCTGGCGCTGGAGATGTTGCGCAAAGCGCTGGATGCATTTGCAAGGCTCGATCTGACCGCTGCGGCGCAGGTGGTGCGGGCCGATTTGCAGGTGGATGAGGAATATCGCGCCATCATCCGCCAGCTGATCACCTTCATGATGGAAGACCCGCGCACCATCTCGATCTCCCTGGAGATCCTCTCCATTGCCAAGGCGCTGGAACGCATTGGTGATCACGCCAAGAACATGAGCGAATATGTGGTATTCATGGTCAAAGGTAAAGATGTTCGCCACACTTCTGTCGAAGAAGTCGAGCGCGAAGCGTTACAATAA
- the ppx gene encoding exopolyphosphatase, translating to MNFPTIAAVDLGSNSFRLQVARVVDDQIYPLDTLKDPVRLGAGLTADDMLEEAAIERAVQCLRRFGERLRGLPKEAVRIVGTNTLRVAQNSGEFMPRFEQALGDFPIEIIAGREEARLIYLGAAHSLPTTKEKRLVIDIGGGSTEFIVGSQLKPHKTESLYMGCVSYTRRFFPDGKITKQAMRAAELAARNEIVRIVGEFNSSFWQQAVGTSGTARSLADIMELNDLSTNGMTAEGMERVREMLLQQGNIADLRINGLRPDRAPVIVGGFCIMYAAFAELGIKQMITANGALREGVLWDLLGRHHHKDMRDVTVAQFKRRYHVDIGQTERVMNLAVKLYLQVARQLDGDHEQALQLISWAAKLHEIGLSVSHTGYHKHSAYILENADMPGFAKPEQLALSRMALAHRGNLGKQLKGASLLEWSRIIAIRLGALFFRSRMDVKLPDIQLTLNSSKGFTLAIDTKWLEHSPLTDMALKQEAEFWQAVGLGLEIRHGKTT from the coding sequence ATGAATTTTCCGACTATTGCCGCTGTCGATTTGGGCTCCAACAGCTTTCGGCTGCAGGTGGCCCGGGTGGTTGATGATCAGATCTATCCACTTGATACCTTGAAAGACCCGGTGCGACTGGGCGCTGGCCTGACCGCCGATGACATGCTGGAAGAGGCAGCCATCGAGCGTGCCGTACAATGCCTACGTCGATTTGGTGAGCGTTTGCGGGGGTTGCCCAAAGAGGCGGTGCGCATTGTGGGCACCAACACGTTGCGGGTGGCGCAGAACTCAGGCGAATTCATGCCGCGATTCGAGCAGGCCTTGGGCGATTTCCCGATCGAGATCATTGCGGGCCGCGAAGAGGCACGCCTGATCTACCTTGGCGCCGCCCATAGCCTGCCGACCACCAAAGAGAAACGTCTGGTCATCGATATCGGTGGTGGCTCGACCGAATTCATCGTCGGCAGTCAGCTCAAGCCTCACAAGACCGAGAGTCTGTATATGGGCTGTGTCAGCTATACCCGACGTTTCTTTCCGGACGGCAAGATCACCAAGCAGGCGATGCGGGCTGCCGAGCTGGCGGCGCGTAACGAGATCGTCCGTATCGTTGGGGAATTCAACTCCAGCTTCTGGCAGCAGGCAGTGGGTACATCCGGCACCGCCCGATCATTGGCCGACATCATGGAGCTGAATGATCTCAGCACCAATGGCATGACCGCAGAAGGTATGGAGCGGGTACGGGAAATGCTGTTGCAGCAAGGCAATATTGCCGACTTGCGAATCAACGGCTTGCGGCCAGACCGGGCCCCGGTCATCGTCGGGGGCTTCTGCATCATGTATGCGGCATTCGCTGAGCTGGGTATCAAGCAGATGATCACCGCCAATGGTGCATTGCGCGAAGGTGTGTTGTGGGATCTGCTGGGCCGGCATCACCACAAGGACATGCGCGATGTGACGGTGGCGCAGTTCAAGCGTCGCTACCATGTCGATATTGGGCAGACCGAGCGGGTGATGAATCTGGCGGTGAAGCTCTACCTGCAGGTGGCGCGACAATTGGATGGTGATCATGAACAGGCGTTACAGCTGATCAGCTGGGCGGCCAAGTTGCACGAAATCGGCCTGTCTGTCTCACACACTGGGTATCACAAGCACTCTGCCTATATCCTCGAAAATGCCGACATGCCTGGATTTGCAAAGCCCGAACAGCTGGCCTTGTCACGCATGGCGCTGGCGCATCGTGGCAATCTGGGCAAGCAGCTCAAGGGCGCATCGTTGCTGGAGTGGTCACGCATCATTGCGATTCGGCTGGGGGCGTTGTTTTTCCGTAGCCGGATGGATGTGAAGCTGCCGGACATCCAATTGACACTGAACAGCAGCAAGGGCTTCACCTTGGCCATCGACACGAAATGGTTGGAGCATAGCCCCTTGACTGACATGGCATTGAAGCAGGAAGCAGAATTCTGGCAAGCCGTCGGGCTGGGGCTGGAGATTCGCCATGGCAAGACCACGTAA
- the corA gene encoding magnesium/cobalt transporter CorA, producing the protein MARPRKLYKDRLRKTGHAPGSLMHIGEVKTDAPAITLIEYDNERFRETHFKNVQEGKAYQPDGGVYWLNVHGLHEPDIMGEIGRRFDLHPLTLEDILNTDQRPKLEDYGHYLYIVARLFDCDAQGNLMSDQISLVVGRNWVLTFQERPTGKLNDLRQRLKAGTGQLRKLGADYLAYSILDAIVDYYFVVLERVNDATEHLEDELWQKPSTKLLPRIHMLKSDTLLLKKSLWPLRELFSTLARGEHDLFSPETRLYLRDVYDHTVHVIESTEVIRDLISGMQDIYLSALSNRLNVEMRFLTAVTTIFLPLTLITGIYGMNFKYMPELEWHWGYFAVLGALVLIAGVMGFSFWRRRWL; encoded by the coding sequence ATGGCAAGACCACGTAAGCTCTATAAAGATCGCCTACGCAAGACCGGGCACGCCCCCGGGTCGCTGATGCACATTGGCGAGGTCAAGACCGATGCTCCGGCGATCACCTTGATCGAATACGATAACGAGCGCTTTCGCGAAACACATTTCAAGAATGTGCAGGAGGGCAAGGCCTACCAGCCTGATGGCGGCGTGTACTGGCTGAACGTGCATGGCCTGCATGAGCCGGACATCATGGGGGAGATCGGTCGTCGTTTTGATCTGCACCCACTGACCTTGGAAGACATTCTCAATACAGATCAGCGCCCCAAGCTGGAGGATTACGGCCATTATCTCTACATCGTGGCGCGGTTGTTTGATTGCGATGCCCAGGGCAATCTGATGTCTGATCAGATCAGCCTGGTGGTGGGCCGAAATTGGGTACTGACCTTTCAGGAACGCCCGACCGGCAAGCTCAATGATCTGCGGCAGCGCTTGAAGGCTGGCACCGGTCAGCTACGTAAGTTGGGCGCAGACTATCTGGCCTACTCCATCCTGGATGCGATCGTCGATTACTATTTTGTTGTCTTGGAGCGGGTGAACGATGCGACGGAGCATCTGGAAGACGAGTTGTGGCAAAAGCCCAGCACCAAGCTGTTGCCGCGTATCCACATGTTGAAGTCAGACACCCTGTTGCTGAAAAAGTCCTTGTGGCCATTGCGTGAACTATTCAGCACGTTGGCGCGGGGCGAGCATGACCTGTTCAGCCCGGAAACCCGCCTCTATCTTCGTGACGTGTATGACCACACCGTCCATGTGATCGAGTCAACCGAAGTGATTCGCGACTTGATCTCCGGCATGCAGGATATCTACTTGTCAGCCTTGTCCAATCGCCTGAATGTCGAAATGCGCTTCCTGACGGCAGTTACGACGATTTTCCTGCCATTGACACTGATCACCGGCATCTATGGCATGAATTTCAAATACATGCCCGAGTTGGAGTGGCACTGGGGTTATTTTGCGGTGCTGGGCGCCTTGGTGTTGATCGCCGGGGTGATGGGTTTCAGTTTCTGGCGTCGCCGCTGGTTGTGA
- the yfcF gene encoding glutathione transferase produces the protein MSDLGLTLYVDAHFSSPYAMSVFVALKEKQLPFELKTVDLHAGDNRADDYAHTSLTQRVPTLVHGNFALSESSAITEYLDETFEGVALYPRDPQKRARARQVQAWLRSDLMPIREERPTSTLFYAPSQTPLSEKAMAAAKKLAFAAEGWLQDRQYLCGEWSLADVDLALMLNRLALNGDPIPKVLAYYAQQQWQRPSVQEWIKMQRPALA, from the coding sequence ATGTCAGACCTTGGCCTTACCTTGTACGTTGATGCACACTTCTCCAGCCCTTACGCCATGTCTGTATTCGTGGCGCTGAAGGAAAAGCAACTGCCTTTCGAGCTGAAAACAGTGGATTTGCACGCTGGCGACAACCGTGCAGACGACTATGCCCATACCTCGTTGACTCAGCGCGTCCCAACCCTGGTGCACGGTAATTTTGCGTTGTCTGAATCCTCCGCAATCACAGAATATCTGGACGAAACATTTGAAGGGGTGGCGCTCTACCCACGCGATCCGCAAAAACGGGCGCGGGCACGACAAGTGCAAGCCTGGCTCCGCAGTGACCTGATGCCGATCCGCGAGGAGCGCCCGACGAGCACTCTCTTCTATGCGCCAAGTCAGACACCGCTTTCCGAGAAGGCCATGGCGGCAGCCAAAAAACTGGCATTCGCAGCCGAGGGCTGGCTGCAGGATCGGCAATATCTCTGCGGTGAGTGGAGCCTGGCAGACGTTGACCTGGCCCTGATGCTGAACCGACTGGCCTTGAATGGCGATCCGATCCCCAAGGTGTTGGCCTATTACGCCCAACAGCAGTGGCAACGGCCATCCGTGCAGGAATGGATCAAGATGCAGCGGCCCGCCCTGGCTTGA
- the lgt gene encoding prolipoprotein diacylglyceryl transferase, producing MMIHPQFNAVAISLGPIAIRWYGLMYLIGFMLFIALGRHRIKRRPDLGWDNRQLDDLLFYGVLGVVLGGRLGYVLFYKLGDYLANPIAIFKIWEGGMSFHGGFLGVLVALWLFGRKSQKTFWQVADFVAPLVPTGLLAGRIGNFINGELWGRVTTPDAPWAMRFPQAAQEDITMAATHPQWQVWLEQYGGLPRHPSQLYQAALEGLCLFLILWAFSAKPRPTAQVSAVFLVGYGGFRFIAEFAREPDSFLGLLAGQLSMGQWLSLPMILIGIGLYIWAGKRAAR from the coding sequence ATGATGATCCATCCGCAATTTAACGCCGTGGCGATCAGTCTGGGCCCGATCGCCATCCGCTGGTATGGCTTGATGTATCTGATCGGCTTCATGCTATTCATCGCCCTGGGCCGTCATCGCATCAAGCGTCGCCCGGATCTGGGCTGGGACAACCGGCAGCTGGATGATCTGTTGTTTTATGGCGTATTGGGTGTCGTACTGGGTGGCCGATTGGGCTATGTGTTGTTCTACAAACTGGGCGATTACTTGGCCAACCCGATTGCCATCTTCAAGATCTGGGAAGGGGGCATGTCCTTTCACGGCGGGTTTCTTGGCGTATTAGTTGCCCTATGGCTGTTTGGCCGCAAGTCGCAAAAGACCTTCTGGCAGGTCGCGGATTTTGTGGCGCCCTTGGTACCGACTGGTCTGTTGGCAGGGCGTATCGGCAATTTCATCAATGGAGAATTGTGGGGCCGTGTCACAACACCGGACGCCCCTTGGGCCATGCGCTTTCCACAAGCCGCGCAGGAGGACATCACCATGGCCGCCACCCATCCTCAATGGCAGGTGTGGCTCGAACAATACGGTGGTTTGCCACGCCACCCTTCCCAGCTTTATCAGGCTGCGCTGGAGGGCCTTTGCCTGTTCCTGATTCTGTGGGCTTTTTCGGCCAAACCCCGCCCCACGGCACAAGTGTCAGCGGTCTTTCTGGTTGGTTATGGCGGTTTCCGGTTCATTGCGGAATTCGCCCGCGAGCCAGACAGTTTCCTGGGTTTGCTGGCAGGCCAACTGAGCATGGGGCAATGGCTGAGTCTGCCGATGATCCTGATCGGGATCGGCCTGTATATCTGGGCGGGAAAACGCGCAGCACGTTGA
- a CDS encoding benzoate/H(+) symporter BenE family transporter: protein MHTRSHWLTIATAALVTVLVGFTSSYAIVVQAGQAMGMDRDHIISMTIVLCIGMGLTTLLPSLWLRMPIVTAWSTPGAALLAVTVHQGGLPSAIGAFVVCGALLTLVGITGWFERGMHRIPTALASALLAGVLVKFALETFMGLQSALPIVGSMVATYLIGKRLTPRFVVPWVLVIGVGVTAGCGRLIMPDAVTVMGLPVWTSPDFDLTAIISIALPLFVVTMASQNVPGVAVLKAFQYPAPISKIVTLTGLATLVLAPFGAFGLNLAAITAALCMGAEVHPDANRRYLAAVGAGSLYLVLALLAPMIVDVFRAFPRELIISIAGLALLPTIGRGLAAALHNEHDREPALMAFLVTASGVTLLGIGSAFWGAVIGSLAHWIMKRGNKQTT, encoded by the coding sequence ATGCATACCCGATCTCATTGGTTGACGATTGCCACAGCCGCACTGGTGACGGTGCTGGTGGGCTTCACCAGTTCCTACGCGATTGTGGTGCAGGCCGGACAGGCCATGGGCATGGATCGCGACCACATCATTTCGATGACCATCGTACTGTGCATCGGCATGGGTCTGACCACCTTGCTGCCCAGCCTGTGGCTGCGCATGCCGATCGTGACCGCCTGGTCCACCCCAGGCGCTGCCTTGTTGGCAGTGACGGTGCATCAAGGCGGCCTGCCCAGCGCAATCGGGGCGTTTGTCGTCTGCGGCGCATTGCTGACACTGGTTGGCATCACCGGCTGGTTCGAGCGTGGCATGCATCGTATCCCTACCGCACTGGCCAGTGCCCTGTTGGCCGGGGTGCTGGTGAAGTTTGCCTTGGAAACCTTTATGGGCTTGCAATCTGCATTGCCGATCGTTGGCAGCATGGTGGCCACCTATCTGATCGGCAAGCGATTGACACCGCGATTCGTGGTGCCGTGGGTGTTGGTGATCGGGGTTGGTGTGACGGCTGGGTGCGGCAGGTTGATCATGCCTGATGCCGTGACGGTGATGGGTCTGCCGGTATGGACTTCGCCGGACTTCGATCTCACCGCCATCATCAGCATTGCGCTGCCCTTGTTCGTGGTGACCATGGCTTCGCAAAATGTACCGGGCGTGGCTGTGCTCAAGGCATTTCAGTACCCAGCGCCGATTTCGAAGATCGTGACACTGACTGGCTTGGCAACGCTGGTGCTGGCGCCGTTTGGCGCATTTGGACTGAATCTGGCCGCCATCACGGCTGCGCTGTGCATGGGGGCCGAAGTCCACCCGGATGCCAATCGACGTTATCTGGCCGCAGTCGGCGCCGGATCGTTGTATCTGGTGCTGGCTTTATTGGCGCCGATGATCGTAGACGTGTTTAGGGCTTTTCCACGAGAGTTGATCATTTCCATCGCTGGCTTGGCTTTGCTACCGACCATCGGTCGTGGCCTCGCTGCCGCGCTGCACAACGAGCATGACCGTGAGCCAGCCCTGATGGCCTTTCTGGTGACGGCATCCGGGGTGACATTGCTGGGTATTGGTTCGGCCTTCTGGGGGGCGGTCATTGGTTCGTTGGCGCATTGGATCATGAAGCGTGGCAACAAACAGACAACATAA